The proteins below are encoded in one region of Solidesulfovibrio fructosivorans JJ]:
- a CDS encoding isocitrate lyase/PEP mutase family protein, with translation MRKTTRFRDLLHAPEILMLPVAHDALSALAIAQAGFSAMSVAGYGSAGSLLGLPDIGLLTATEMLTHYAHIVSRVDVPVMVDIDTGFGDVNNVIRTVREVEQLGAAALFIEDQTYPKRCGHMAGKSVVPVEEYLPKLKAALWARRDPDFVIMARTDAAAVYGIDEAIRRARLYAETGADMVFVEAVTTVEDMRKVNSSLAVPVMANMIEGGRSPFLPASELQELGYAAVAYPCASVFTAVRALRKWAGHLKAHGTSAGFAGPDTMLDFEEYFRFIGAADIREREKKFY, from the coding sequence ATGAGAAAAACCACTCGTTTTCGGGATCTGCTGCATGCTCCGGAAATCCTCATGCTTCCCGTGGCCCACGATGCCCTCTCCGCCCTGGCCATCGCCCAGGCCGGTTTCTCCGCCATGAGCGTGGCCGGCTACGGCTCGGCCGGAAGCCTGCTCGGGCTGCCCGACATCGGGCTTTTGACGGCCACCGAGATGCTCACCCATTACGCCCACATCGTCTCGCGCGTGGACGTGCCGGTCATGGTGGACATCGATACCGGCTTCGGCGACGTCAACAACGTCATCCGCACCGTGCGCGAAGTGGAACAGCTCGGCGCGGCCGCGCTTTTCATCGAGGACCAGACCTATCCCAAGCGTTGCGGGCACATGGCCGGCAAGTCGGTGGTCCCGGTGGAAGAGTATCTGCCCAAGCTGAAAGCCGCCTTGTGGGCCCGCCGCGACCCGGATTTCGTCATCATGGCCCGCACCGACGCGGCCGCCGTGTACGGCATCGACGAGGCCATCCGCCGGGCCAGACTGTATGCGGAGACCGGCGCGGACATGGTCTTCGTCGAAGCCGTGACCACGGTCGAGGATATGCGCAAGGTCAATTCCTCGCTTGCCGTCCCGGTCATGGCCAATATGATCGAGGGCGGGCGCAGCCCGTTTCTGCCGGCTTCCGAGCTTCAGGAGCTCGGCTATGCCGCCGTGGCCTACCCCTGCGCCTCGGTCTTTACCGCCGTGCGGGCGCTACGGAAATGGGCCGGGCATCTGAAGGCCCACGGCACCAGCGCCGGTTTCGCCGGCCCGGACACCATGCTCGACTTCGAGGAGTATTTCCGCTTCATCGGCGCGGCGGATATCCGCGAACGCGAAAAGAAATTTTATTGA